The genomic segment ACGGCGCATGGCGTCTGCAACCGGTGCCGGGCGCGCGCGCGCCGGCGTTCGGCGCGAGCGCGAATCCGCGCACGAGCGCGCCCGCACGCGATGCGCGCGCGAACCTGCGGGTCGCTTCGTTCAACGTACTGAACTACTTCAACGGCGACGGCGCGGGCAACGGCTTCGACGATCCGAACAACCGCGGCGCGAAGAGCTACGAAGAGTTCGTCCGGCAGGACGCGAAGATCGTCAGCGCGCTGAAGGCGCTCGATGCCGACGTGATCGGCCTGATGGAAATCGAGAACGACGGCTACGGCCCGCTGAGCGCGGTGCGCCAGCTCGCGGCGAAGCTCGGCGACAACTGGCGCGTCGTCGATCCGGGCAGCGCGCGGCTCGGCGGCGACGCGATCGCGGTCGCGCTGATCTACGACAGCCGCAAGGTGAAGCCGGTCGGCAACGCGGCGACGCTCGCGATCGACGACAGGAACCGCCAGCCGCTCGCGCAGACGTTCCGGCCGATCGGCGGCTCGCGCGCGGTGACGGTCGCCGTGAATCACCTGAAATCGAAGAACTGCCCGGACGCGACAGGCGACGACCTCGATCAGGGCGACGGCCAGGGCTGCTGGAACGCGACGCGCTCGCGCGCGGCGGCGAAGGTCGCCGACTGGCTCGCGCGCAATCCGACCGGCGCGCACAGCGAAGGCGTGCTGCTGATCGGCGACCTCAACAGCCACACGTACGAGGACCCGGTTCGCGCGCTCGAATCGCGCGGCTACGTGAATCTCGTGTCGAGCAAGATCGGCGCGGGCGCGTACAGCTACGTCTACAACGGCGAGGCCGGCTATCTCGACCACGCGCTCGCGACGAACGCGCTCGCATGGCGCGTGAAGGCGGTGCACGACTGGCACATCAACGCGGACGAGCCGATCGCCCTGCAATACACGCTCGCGTACAAGACCGCCGAGCAGCAGCGCACGTATTACGCGCCCGACGCGTATCGCTCGTCCGATCACGATCCGGTGCTGATCGACATCGCGCTCGCCGACGAATATGCGGCCGCGGCGTCGCGCCAGGGCGCGGAGATGGCGGCCGCGCACAGCCGTCGCCCGTGGCAGTGACGCGTCCGCTCGCCCTCGGCGCGAGCGCGCCTGGACATCCATGCAACGACGGAAAAACGGCGGCATCGTCGCCACGATGTAGAAAACGACGTGGACAAGAAGAAAAAGGAAAGGCCCGACGCCCGTCGACACATGAAGAAAGTCACATTTACCGAACGACGGCGCAATAAAACGTAAAAAATTCCGCCGCCGATTCGGGCAAGCGGCCGCTCCCGCGCCGGCCTGCCGCACAAACTGTTGCATTTTCCGCCGCCCCCCGCCCCGCAACGGCTTCGGCTCCGCGGCGACGGCTTGCCGCCGTCGCCGCGCGAAACTCAGGGCCGGATAACGGATCACACATGAGCAACGTCCGCACACCTTCCCTTCAACCATCAGGAGAACGACCATCATGGCTCTTTCCGACACTGTCGAATACAAGCTCGACCGCGGCCTCTCCGAAGCACGACGCGCCGGCCGCCGGTTCGCGCGCGATGCGCGTTCCGCGGCGCGCGACCTGAACGGCGACGTAAAGGACAACATGCGCTCGCTCGTCGACGAGCTCGACGCGCTGCTGAAGGAAGACGTCGACGTCGACGCGCTCCGCAAGCGCCTGCACGGGCGGCTCGAAGCCGCGCGCGACACGCTCGACGACGCGTCGTGGCACGCGTCGCGCCGGCTGCGGCAATCGGCCGAGCGCGTGTCGCAGGCCGTCCACGACAACCCGTGGCAGACGGTCGGCATCGTCGCGGGCCTCGCGTTCGCAGCAGGCATCCTCCTTGCGCGTCGATAAGCGCGGCGCTCTCGCCCGACGTTCAACCATCAAGATGGAGGAAGCATCATGCGCAAGACGCTCGTTATGAAGGTCGCGATCGCGACCGTGCTCGGCAGCCTGGCGCTCGCAGGCTGCACCACCACGCCCGACAAGCCGTCGACCGCATCGTCCAATGCGTCGACCCGTGAGGCGATCGATGCGCGCGTGAACGCGACGCTGTCGCGCCTCTACTCGACGGTGCCGGGCTCGCGCGAACTCGTCTCGAAGTCGCGCGGCGCGCTCGTGTTCCCGAACGTGCTGCAGGCGGGCTTCATCGTCGGCGGCCAGAGCGGCAATGGCGCGCTGCGCGTCGGCGGCGCGACGCTCGGCTACTACAACACGTCGTCGCTGTCGGTCGGCCTGCAGGCGGGCGCGCAATCGAAGGCGCTCATCTTCCTGTTCATGACGCAGGACTCGCTCGACAAATTCCGCAACTCGGACGGCTGGGCCGCCGGCGCCGACGCGTCGATCGCGCTCGTCAAGATGGGCGCGAACGGCGCGGTCGACACGACGACGGCCACCGCGCCCGTGGAAGTCATCGTGCTGACCAACGCCGGCCTGATGGGCGATCTGTCGGTCAACGGCACGAAAGTCACGCGCCTGAAGCTCTGAGCTGAAACGCCGGCGGAAGCGGCGCGGCGCCTCGCGCGTGCG from the Burkholderia humptydooensis genome contains:
- a CDS encoding ExeM/NucH family extracellular endonuclease codes for the protein MRTPTPLLALLPLLSSIAAAPAFAATAAPVSTNCGGSATPISEIQGAGAPSPLAGQNVSIEAVVTADFGGADGFGGFFVQQADAQRRNQPGVSEGLFVYSPKARAQAGDLVHVTGKVEEKYGQTQLTQSGAIAVCASGQSVTPATLALPVDSPSAFAAYEGMLVRLPQTLTVTEVYELGRYGSVLLSNGRLRTPTSVVPPAQAKTVADANARNRLILDDGSNKQNPATVPYPAPALSAANTLRAGYTVANVEGVLEMRYGAWRLQPVPGARAPAFGASANPRTSAPARDARANLRVASFNVLNYFNGDGAGNGFDDPNNRGAKSYEEFVRQDAKIVSALKALDADVIGLMEIENDGYGPLSAVRQLAAKLGDNWRVVDPGSARLGGDAIAVALIYDSRKVKPVGNAATLAIDDRNRQPLAQTFRPIGGSRAVTVAVNHLKSKNCPDATGDDLDQGDGQGCWNATRSRAAAKVADWLARNPTGAHSEGVLLIGDLNSHTYEDPVRALESRGYVNLVSSKIGAGAYSYVYNGEAGYLDHALATNALAWRVKAVHDWHINADEPIALQYTLAYKTAEQQRTYYAPDAYRSSDHDPVLIDIALADEYAAAASRQGAEMAAAHSRRPWQ
- a CDS encoding DUF883 family protein produces the protein MALSDTVEYKLDRGLSEARRAGRRFARDARSAARDLNGDVKDNMRSLVDELDALLKEDVDVDALRKRLHGRLEAARDTLDDASWHASRRLRQSAERVSQAVHDNPWQTVGIVAGLAFAAGILLARR
- a CDS encoding BPSL1445 family SYLF domain-containing lipoprotein encodes the protein MRKTLVMKVAIATVLGSLALAGCTTTPDKPSTASSNASTREAIDARVNATLSRLYSTVPGSRELVSKSRGALVFPNVLQAGFIVGGQSGNGALRVGGATLGYYNTSSLSVGLQAGAQSKALIFLFMTQDSLDKFRNSDGWAAGADASIALVKMGANGAVDTTTATAPVEVIVLTNAGLMGDLSVNGTKVTRLKL